The following proteins come from a genomic window of Flavobacterium crocinum:
- a CDS encoding DUF4230 domain-containing protein, whose amino-acid sequence MQNLIKRIIGVSVIVLVIVLAFKYCQFKKEDDSDIQYNTNLIQQQILNVGKLVVTEGHFSEVITYKNQQKYFLDMISFEKKALVVVNANVTVAYDLHQMKYDIDEKNKTITILNIPKEEITINPDIQFYDVEQSKLNPFTGDDYNKINKSVKANLAKKIEKSTLKTNAQNRLISELSKILIMTNSMGWKLQYNGKTIESETELSQDLGSKL is encoded by the coding sequence ATGCAAAACTTAATCAAAAGAATTATTGGTGTTAGTGTAATCGTTTTAGTCATTGTTCTGGCTTTTAAATATTGCCAGTTTAAAAAAGAAGACGATTCTGACATTCAATATAACACCAATTTAATTCAACAGCAGATTCTCAACGTTGGAAAACTGGTTGTAACCGAAGGACATTTTTCAGAAGTGATCACCTATAAAAATCAGCAGAAATATTTCTTAGACATGATTTCTTTCGAGAAAAAAGCATTGGTTGTCGTAAATGCAAATGTCACAGTTGCCTACGATTTACATCAAATGAAATACGATATTGACGAAAAAAATAAAACCATTACGATTTTAAATATCCCAAAAGAAGAAATTACGATTAATCCGGATATTCAGTTTTATGATGTAGAGCAAAGCAAACTGAATCCGTTTACGGGAGACGATTACAATAAAATCAACAAATCGGTAAAGGCGAACTTAGCCAAGAAAATCGAAAAATCAACCCTAAAAACAAATGCTCAAAACAGATTAATCAGTGAATTGTCTAAGATTTTAATCATGACCAATTCAATGGGGTGGAAACTGCAATACAACGGAAAAACTATTGAATCTGAAACTGAATTAAGTCAGGATTTGGGATCAAAGCTATAA
- a CDS encoding aromatic amino acid hydroxylase codes for MNPNIETNPLLERLPKHLQQFIKPQDYSDYSPINQAVWRYVMRKNVDYLSKVAHHSYLEGLRKTGIEIDSIPSMYGMNRILSEIGWAAVAVDGFIPPNAFMEFQAYNVLVIASDIRQLEHIEYTPAPDIIHEGAGHAPIIANPEYAEYLRRFGEIGCKAISSHKDYQMYEAIRLLSILKEAEDTPQEKIDEAEKAVANLQNDMGELSEMAQIRNLHWWTVEYGLIGTVEDPKIYGAGLLSSIGESAHCMTDNVKKIPYDISAANQNFDITQLQPQLYVTPTFSHLSLILEEFANKMALRTGGLSGIKKLIQSNALGTIELSTGLQISGVFTNVIEEEGKPVYIQTTGKTALAYREKELVGHGTLTHPHGFGSPIGKLKGFNLAIEDMSPKDLQAYSIVEGEKIKLEFEGNIIVEGEIITGSRNLHGEIILISFKNCTVTHGETLLFEPEWGNYDMAIGKKVISAFSGPADVNSFDLINIVPSTKTIKAKHTDERDELEHLYATVREIRNNKSSKTELKTVFEKLKNSHSNDWLLAVEITELLKDSDEKQLLQEVLVHLDQLKVNRPEIAHLVAGGLDLIFDSSMPNLPQRR; via the coding sequence ATGAATCCAAATATTGAAACCAATCCGTTATTAGAAAGATTGCCTAAACATTTACAGCAATTTATTAAACCTCAAGATTATAGCGATTACAGTCCTATCAATCAGGCGGTTTGGAGATATGTTATGCGCAAGAATGTAGATTATCTTTCTAAAGTAGCACATCATTCGTATTTGGAAGGTTTACGTAAAACGGGAATCGAAATAGATTCTATTCCGAGTATGTACGGCATGAACCGAATTCTAAGCGAAATTGGCTGGGCAGCGGTTGCCGTTGACGGATTTATTCCACCGAATGCTTTTATGGAATTCCAGGCTTATAATGTTCTGGTTATTGCTTCGGATATTCGACAATTGGAACATATTGAATATACTCCTGCTCCGGACATCATTCACGAGGGAGCCGGCCACGCTCCTATTATTGCCAATCCAGAATATGCGGAATATTTAAGACGTTTTGGTGAAATTGGCTGTAAAGCGATTTCTTCTCATAAAGACTATCAAATGTATGAAGCGATTCGTCTGCTTTCTATTTTAAAAGAAGCCGAAGATACTCCGCAGGAAAAAATTGACGAAGCTGAAAAAGCAGTGGCCAATTTACAAAATGATATGGGCGAATTGTCTGAAATGGCTCAAATTCGAAATTTGCATTGGTGGACAGTTGAATACGGCTTGATCGGAACGGTCGAAGATCCAAAAATATATGGCGCTGGATTACTTTCTTCAATTGGCGAAAGTGCACACTGTATGACCGATAATGTGAAGAAAATCCCTTATGATATTTCGGCGGCTAATCAGAATTTTGATATTACACAATTACAACCGCAGCTTTATGTGACACCTACTTTTTCTCATTTAAGTTTGATTCTGGAAGAGTTTGCTAACAAAATGGCTTTACGTACCGGAGGGCTTTCGGGAATTAAAAAACTGATTCAATCGAATGCTTTAGGAACAATTGAATTGAGTACTGGTTTGCAGATTTCGGGAGTTTTTACGAATGTTATTGAAGAAGAAGGGAAACCGGTTTACATTCAGACTACTGGAAAAACAGCTTTGGCTTACCGTGAAAAAGAATTAGTCGGCCACGGAACTTTAACCCATCCACACGGATTTGGAAGTCCGATTGGGAAACTGAAAGGTTTTAATCTAGCGATTGAAGATATGAGTCCGAAAGATTTACAGGCTTACAGCATTGTTGAAGGCGAAAAGATAAAACTGGAATTTGAAGGCAATATTATTGTGGAAGGTGAAATTATTACCGGCTCCAGAAATCTTCATGGAGAAATCATTCTAATCAGTTTTAAAAACTGCACGGTTACTCATGGCGAAACTCTTTTGTTTGAGCCTGAATGGGGCAATTATGATATGGCAATTGGTAAAAAAGTCATTTCTGCTTTCTCTGGCCCTGCCGATGTAAATAGTTTTGACTTAATTAATATTGTTCCGTCAACCAAAACCATCAAAGCAAAACATACTGATGAACGCGATGAACTAGAGCATTTATATGCAACTGTTCGCGAAATCAGAAATAATAAATCTTCTAAAACAGAATTGAAAACTGTTTTTGAAAAACTTAAAAATAGTCATTCAAATGACTGGCTTTTAGCTGTTGAAATTACAGAACTTTTGAAAGATTCTGACGAGAAACAGCTTTTACAGGAAGTATTGGTTCATTTAGATCAACTGAAAGTCAATCGTCCTGAAATTGCGCATTTGGTTGCTGGCGGACTGGATTTGATTTTTGATAGTTCTATGCCTAATTTGCCACAAAGGCGCTAA
- a CDS encoding group III truncated hemoglobin, translating to MADLKDISTIEDIQQMVNSFYANVRKDDLIGPIFNDKLQDRWEPHLQKMYNFWQTILFDVRAYSGTPFPPHKQLPVDKTHFDRWIAIFNTTIDSQFAGPITEEAKMRATNMAFMFSHKIEYFRNAENEMRNAIKKS from the coding sequence ATGGCAGATTTAAAAGATATTTCCACCATAGAAGACATTCAGCAAATGGTAAACAGCTTTTATGCAAATGTTAGAAAAGACGATTTAATTGGTCCTATTTTTAACGATAAGTTGCAAGATCGATGGGAACCGCATTTGCAAAAAATGTATAATTTCTGGCAGACTATTCTTTTTGATGTTCGCGCTTATTCCGGAACACCTTTTCCGCCGCACAAACAATTGCCTGTTGATAAAACGCATTTTGATCGCTGGATTGCCATTTTTAATACTACAATCGATTCACAGTTTGCAGGTCCAATTACCGAAGAAGCTAAAATGAGAGCTACAAATATGGCGTTTATGTTCAGCCACAAAATTGAATATTTCAGAAATGCTGAAAATGAAATGAGAAATGCAATAAAAAAATCTTAG
- the ilvA gene encoding threonine ammonia-lyase IlvA — MSLFNEVLNAKKQLEDVVAATPLTQNLNLSDEFKSMILLKREDLQIVRSYKIRGAYNKISSLNEKESANGIVCASAGNHAQGVAYSCNLLKINGKIYMPKTTPKQKVKQVQLFGKKFVEIVLTGDTFDDAYASATADAIKNHKTFIHPFDDEKVIAGQGTVGLEILENSKEPIDYVFVPIGGGGLASGLSEVFRHLSPNTKIIGVEPKGAPSMKTSIEENKNTPLKTIDKFVDGAAVKQVGDKTFEICRYNLEDIILVPEGKVCTTILRLYNEEAMVVEPAGALTIAALDFYKDKIKGKNVVCIVSGSNNDIERTAEIKERSLLYEGLMHYFMIQFPQRPGALKEFVNNILGPDDDITYFQFAKKNSREKGSVVVGLELKNKKDIMPIKLKMTQNGFEFQYLNDNQDLFTQLIG, encoded by the coding sequence ATGAGTTTATTTAACGAAGTACTTAATGCAAAAAAGCAACTAGAAGATGTAGTGGCAGCTACTCCTCTAACCCAAAATTTAAATCTTTCAGACGAATTTAAATCGATGATTTTATTAAAAAGAGAAGATTTACAAATTGTTCGGTCGTACAAAATTAGAGGGGCTTACAACAAGATTTCTTCGTTAAACGAAAAAGAAAGTGCAAACGGAATTGTCTGCGCCAGTGCTGGTAATCATGCACAGGGAGTTGCTTATTCCTGCAATCTTCTTAAAATAAATGGTAAAATTTATATGCCAAAAACAACTCCAAAACAAAAAGTAAAACAAGTACAATTGTTTGGAAAAAAGTTTGTTGAAATTGTTTTGACCGGAGATACTTTTGATGATGCTTATGCTTCGGCAACCGCAGATGCCATCAAAAATCACAAAACTTTTATTCATCCTTTTGATGACGAAAAAGTAATTGCCGGACAAGGAACTGTTGGCTTAGAAATTCTGGAAAATTCCAAAGAACCTATCGATTATGTTTTTGTTCCAATTGGCGGTGGTGGATTGGCTTCGGGTTTGTCTGAAGTTTTCAGACACTTAAGCCCTAATACTAAAATCATTGGAGTTGAGCCAAAAGGAGCTCCCTCAATGAAAACTTCTATTGAAGAAAATAAAAACACACCTTTAAAAACAATCGACAAATTTGTGGACGGTGCCGCAGTAAAACAAGTTGGCGATAAAACTTTTGAAATCTGCCGTTATAATCTGGAAGATATTATTTTGGTTCCCGAAGGAAAAGTCTGCACGACTATTTTAAGATTATACAATGAAGAGGCTATGGTTGTCGAACCTGCAGGAGCATTGACGATTGCTGCGTTGGATTTTTATAAAGATAAAATTAAAGGCAAAAATGTAGTTTGTATTGTCAGCGGAAGTAATAATGATATCGAAAGAACGGCCGAAATAAAAGAACGTTCTTTATTGTATGAAGGCTTAATGCATTATTTTATGATTCAATTTCCACAGCGTCCGGGAGCTTTAAAAGAATTCGTAAATAATATTTTAGGTCCGGATGATGACATTACTTATTTTCAGTTTGCCAAGAAAAATAGCCGTGAAAAGGGCTCTGTTGTTGTTGGTTTAGAATTGAAAAACAAAAAAGACATCATGCCAATTAAACTAAAAATGACACAAAACGGCTTTGAATTTCAATATTTGAATGATAATCAGGATTTGTTTACGCAATTGATTGGATAA
- a CDS encoding DUF4136 domain-containing protein: protein MKTLKLIPFFLLLILSSCSSVTVYSDYDKTVDFAPYKTYAYFKPGIDKVEISDLDKRRILRAIDDQMQAKGFTKSDNPDMLVNIFTKSREQVDVNQFSAGWGYGWGWGWNPWMMYGNQTTVSTSTEGTLYIDLIDAKKKEMIWQGEGIGTLTRNIDKKDERIAEFVGKILAQYPPVKK, encoded by the coding sequence ATGAAAACACTTAAGTTAATTCCGTTTTTCCTGCTGTTGATTCTTTCTTCATGCAGCAGTGTTACAGTTTATTCTGATTACGACAAAACTGTCGATTTTGCGCCTTATAAAACATACGCTTACTTTAAGCCCGGAATTGACAAGGTTGAGATATCCGATTTAGATAAAAGAAGAATTCTTCGCGCTATTGATGATCAAATGCAGGCTAAAGGTTTTACCAAAAGCGACAATCCTGATATGTTGGTAAACATCTTTACAAAATCAAGAGAACAAGTCGATGTAAACCAATTTAGCGCTGGCTGGGGTTATGGCTGGGGCTGGGGCTGGAATCCATGGATGATGTATGGAAACCAAACTACTGTTTCGACTTCTACAGAAGGAACTTTATATATTGATTTAATCGATGCTAAAAAGAAAGAAATGATCTGGCAAGGTGAAGGAATTGGTACTTTGACTAGAAACATTGACAAGAAAGATGAAAGAATTGCTGAATTTGTAGGCAAAATTTTGGCTCAATATCCGCCTGTGAAAAAATAA
- a CDS encoding urocanate hydratase, whose product MTFKEQIQQGIPSILPPKATYDPAINHAPKRKEILSAEEKKLALKNALRYFDPKHHAELIPEFSEELEKYGRIYMYRLRPDYRMYARPIEEYPGKSLQAKAIMHMIQNNLDYAVAQHPHELITYGGNGAVFQNWAQYLLTMQYLSEMTDEQTLTMYSGHPMGLFPSHKEAPRVVVTNGMVIPNYSKPDDWEKMNALGVSQYGQMTAGSYMYIGPQGIVHGTTITVLNGFRKIKQNPEGSLFVTSGLGGMSGAQPKAGNIAGCITVCAEVNPKITKIRHEQGWINEVVTSTDELVARVALAKANKETVSIAYLGNVVDVWERFDQENIKIDLGSDQTSLHNPWAGGYYPVGISFEEANDLMANNPELFKQKVQETLRRHAAAINKHTAKGTYFFDYGNAFLLEASRAGADVMAQNNIDFKYPSYVQDIMGPMCFDYGFGPFRWVCTSGKPEDLLKTDKIACDVLEEMAKTAPNEIQQQMQDNIKWIKGAQENKLVVGSQARILYADAEGRIKIAEAFNQAIAKGEIGAVVLGRDHHDVSGTDSPYRETSNIYDGSRFTADMAIHNVIGDSFRGATWVSIHNGGGVGWGEVINGGFGMVLDGSTEASKRLASMLFWDVNNGISRRSWARNEGAVFAIKRAMEVEPLLKVTLPNIVDENLLN is encoded by the coding sequence ATGACTTTCAAAGAACAAATACAACAAGGAATTCCTTCTATATTACCTCCAAAGGCGACATACGATCCGGCGATTAATCATGCTCCGAAACGAAAAGAAATTCTTTCGGCAGAAGAAAAAAAGCTGGCACTTAAAAATGCTTTACGTTATTTTGATCCAAAGCATCATGCGGAACTAATTCCTGAATTTTCAGAAGAATTAGAAAAATACGGACGTATATATATGTATCGTCTTCGTCCGGATTACAGAATGTACGCAAGACCAATCGAAGAATATCCTGGAAAATCATTGCAGGCAAAGGCCATTATGCACATGATTCAGAACAATCTGGATTATGCCGTGGCGCAACATCCGCACGAATTGATTACGTATGGTGGAAACGGAGCGGTTTTCCAAAACTGGGCGCAATATTTATTGACAATGCAATATTTGTCTGAAATGACAGATGAGCAGACTCTAACGATGTATTCCGGTCATCCAATGGGATTATTTCCTTCTCATAAAGAAGCACCAAGAGTTGTGGTAACAAACGGAATGGTAATCCCAAATTATTCAAAACCGGACGATTGGGAAAAAATGAACGCACTTGGAGTTTCTCAATATGGACAAATGACTGCAGGAAGTTATATGTATATTGGACCGCAGGGAATTGTACACGGAACTACGATTACTGTTTTAAACGGTTTTAGAAAAATAAAACAAAATCCTGAAGGGAGTTTATTTGTTACTTCCGGGCTTGGTGGAATGTCCGGCGCACAGCCAAAAGCCGGAAATATTGCGGGTTGTATTACGGTCTGCGCCGAAGTAAATCCGAAAATCACCAAAATCCGCCACGAACAAGGATGGATTAACGAAGTCGTAACTTCTACAGACGAATTGGTTGCAAGAGTAGCTTTAGCGAAAGCGAATAAAGAAACCGTTTCGATTGCTTATTTAGGAAATGTAGTGGATGTTTGGGAACGTTTTGATCAGGAAAACATTAAAATTGATTTAGGTTCAGATCAGACTTCACTTCATAATCCTTGGGCTGGTGGTTATTATCCTGTTGGAATTTCTTTTGAAGAAGCAAATGATTTAATGGCTAATAATCCAGAATTATTCAAACAAAAAGTTCAGGAAACGTTACGTCGTCATGCAGCTGCAATCAACAAACACACCGCAAAAGGAACTTACTTTTTTGATTACGGAAATGCATTTTTATTAGAAGCTTCACGTGCAGGAGCCGATGTAATGGCACAAAATAATATCGATTTTAAATATCCAAGCTATGTTCAGGATATTATGGGACCAATGTGTTTTGATTACGGATTTGGTCCTTTCCGTTGGGTTTGTACTTCCGGAAAACCAGAAGATTTACTAAAAACAGATAAAATTGCCTGTGATGTTTTAGAAGAAATGGCTAAAACGGCTCCAAACGAAATTCAGCAGCAAATGCAGGATAACATCAAATGGATTAAAGGTGCTCAGGAAAATAAACTGGTTGTAGGTTCACAAGCAAGAATTCTTTACGCTGATGCCGAAGGAAGAATTAAAATTGCAGAAGCTTTTAATCAGGCGATTGCAAAAGGAGAAATTGGTGCAGTAGTTTTGGGGCGCGATCATCATGACGTTTCAGGAACGGATTCTCCATACAGAGAAACTTCAAATATCTATGACGGTTCTCGTTTTACAGCCGATATGGCGATTCATAACGTAATTGGAGACAGTTTTAGAGGAGCAACCTGGGTATCCATTCATAACGGCGGAGGCGTTGGCTGGGGAGAGGTTATAAACGGTGGATTTGGTATGGTTCTTGATGGTTCTACTGAGGCTTCAAAGCGTTTAGCATCAATGCTTTTCTGGGATGTTAACAACGGAATTTCAAGACGAAGCTGGGCCCGAAATGAAGGTGCTGTTTTTGCCATAAAAAGAGCAATGGAAGTTGAGCCTTTATTAAAAGTAACTTTACCTAATATAGTTGATGAAAATTTACTAAATTAA
- a CDS encoding 2-hydroxyacid dehydrogenase, translating to MNVFINKNIPEAGIKLLQEKGINLTINPTENVLSREKFIKICQENDALLSVGTNTLLDEDFFQQCPNLKGIALFSVGFDSVHIPSANSRKIPVGNTPDVLSRATSDVAFLLMQSVARKSFFNHKRILNDQWGSFNPLANLGQELYGKTLGVCGLGRIGFEMAQKCKAAFGMNIIYHNRSRKEDAEKELDAKFVDFETLLAESDVLSVHANYTAENNELFNRNTFAKMKPNSIFINTARGKFQNEADLFEALTNNIIWGAGLDVTNPEPMKSDNPLLALPNCCVLPHIGSATYEARNGMAVCAAQNIIALFENKKMPFCVNEEVYS from the coding sequence ATGAACGTTTTTATCAATAAAAATATACCGGAAGCTGGCATAAAACTGCTTCAGGAAAAAGGGATTAATCTGACTATAAATCCAACAGAGAATGTATTATCCAGAGAAAAGTTTATAAAAATCTGTCAGGAAAATGATGCGCTTTTAAGTGTTGGAACCAATACTCTTTTAGATGAAGATTTTTTTCAGCAATGTCCTAATTTAAAGGGAATCGCTTTGTTTTCTGTGGGATTTGATTCGGTTCATATTCCTTCGGCAAACAGTAGAAAAATCCCAGTTGGAAATACACCTGATGTTTTAAGCAGAGCCACTTCTGACGTTGCTTTTTTATTGATGCAAAGCGTAGCCAGAAAGTCATTTTTTAATCATAAAAGAATTTTAAATGACCAATGGGGAAGTTTTAATCCGTTGGCCAATTTAGGACAGGAACTGTATGGCAAAACTTTAGGAGTATGCGGTTTGGGACGAATTGGTTTCGAAATGGCTCAAAAATGCAAAGCCGCATTTGGAATGAACATTATTTACCATAATCGTTCCCGAAAAGAAGATGCAGAAAAAGAATTGGATGCTAAATTTGTAGATTTTGAAACCTTACTTGCTGAAAGTGATGTTTTAAGTGTTCACGCAAATTACACAGCAGAAAATAACGAACTCTTCAATAGAAATACTTTTGCCAAAATGAAACCAAATTCGATTTTCATCAATACAGCAAGAGGAAAATTTCAAAATGAGGCCGATTTATTTGAAGCATTAACGAATAATATAATTTGGGGAGCCGGACTGGATGTTACCAATCCAGAGCCTATGAAATCTGACAATCCGTTATTAGCTCTGCCAAATTGTTGTGTTTTACCGCATATTGGTTCAGCAACTTACGAAGCGAGAAACGGAATGGCGGTTTGTGCTGCACAAAATATTATAGCGCTTTTTGAAAACAAAAAAATGCCTTTTTGTGTTAACGAAGAAGTGTACTCTTAA
- a CDS encoding DUF5522 domain-containing protein, with amino-acid sequence MKEQSNENKLIEGEDFYYTPEGYKCFTEKHHLKRGYCCKSGCRHCPYGYDKKTGRINKPS; translated from the coding sequence ATGAAAGAGCAAAGTAATGAAAATAAATTAATCGAAGGAGAAGATTTTTACTATACGCCCGAAGGTTATAAATGCTTTACTGAAAAACATCATTTAAAACGTGGTTATTGCTGCAAGAGCGGATGTCGTCATTGTCCGTACGGATATGATAAAAAAACAGGAAGAATAAATAAACCTTCATAA
- a CDS encoding 1-aminocyclopropane-1-carboxylate deaminase/D-cysteine desulfhydrase: MNPVFNQPINIDFPNAISLTIKREDLIHPFVSGNKFRKLKYNLLQAKAENKNTLLTFGGAFSNHIAAVAYAGKEQGFKTIGIIRGDELLDKIQENPTLKFAQENGMQFEFVSREDYRLKNETSFIEKLKNKFGDFYLVPEGGTNELAVKGCEEILTDEDSVFNYVCCAVGTGGTISGLIKSALPNQKILGFPALKGDFLKDEIRIFAKKDNWNLISDYHFGGYGKINLELIEFINSFFEKTKVPLDPIYTGKMVFGVIDLISKNYFSAHSKILLIHTGGLQGIDGMNIKLKQKKLPILKTND; this comes from the coding sequence ATGAATCCAGTTTTTAATCAACCTATAAATATTGATTTTCCAAATGCTATTTCTTTGACCATAAAACGTGAAGATTTAATTCATCCGTTTGTTTCGGGAAATAAATTTAGAAAATTAAAATACAATTTACTTCAGGCGAAAGCCGAAAACAAAAATACTTTACTGACTTTTGGAGGCGCATTTTCCAATCATATTGCTGCTGTTGCTTATGCAGGAAAAGAGCAAGGTTTTAAAACAATTGGAATCATTCGAGGAGACGAATTGTTGGATAAAATCCAAGAAAACCCAACCTTGAAATTTGCTCAGGAAAACGGAATGCAGTTTGAATTTGTGTCGAGAGAAGACTATCGTTTAAAGAATGAAACCTCTTTTATAGAAAAGCTGAAAAACAAGTTTGGAGATTTCTATTTGGTTCCAGAAGGCGGGACAAATGAATTGGCTGTAAAAGGTTGTGAAGAGATTTTAACAGATGAAGATTCAGTTTTTAATTACGTTTGTTGTGCAGTTGGAACAGGTGGTACGATTTCTGGATTAATTAAGAGTGCATTGCCAAATCAGAAGATTTTGGGTTTTCCGGCGTTAAAAGGTGACTTTTTAAAAGATGAAATTCGTATTTTTGCAAAAAAAGATAACTGGAATTTAATTTCTGACTATCATTTTGGAGGTTACGGCAAGATAAATTTAGAATTAATTGAATTTATTAATTCTTTTTTCGAAAAGACAAAAGTGCCCTTAGATCCAATTTATACAGGAAAGATGGTTTTTGGCGTTATAGATTTAATCAGCAAAAATTATTTTTCCGCACATTCAAAAATTTTACTCATTCATACTGGTGGATTACAGGGAATTGATGGAATGAATATAAAATTGAAGCAGAAAAAATTACCAATACTCAAAACCAATGATTAA
- a CDS encoding glucosaminidase domain-containing protein, whose product MIKKIVLLVVILALASCSSSKPAIATTKKAAAVQTRTAAAKRTTPVKPIGKNYPSTNNTTEVIQSTSKTVVTSDLINNYVLQYKDIAMGNMKTYGIPASIILAQGILESGAGRGDLALEANNHFGIKCHKDWLGESVRHDDDAAQECFRKYPQASESYRDHALFLVGKKRYESLFTYEKDDYKAWAKGLRACGYATDPKYPDKLISYIERYNLHQYDCQVTGRNYVPINTSTAPPKKSSYDVASDPKINMNQYDPNLYEVQKGDTLYSISKKFNLLVEDLKKKNNLTDNAISIGQRLKVK is encoded by the coding sequence ATGATTAAAAAAATTGTATTACTTGTCGTAATATTAGCTTTAGCAAGCTGCTCTTCCAGTAAGCCTGCAATCGCGACGACTAAAAAAGCGGCAGCAGTTCAAACCAGAACGGCAGCAGCAAAAAGAACTACTCCAGTAAAACCAATTGGCAAAAATTATCCTTCTACAAATAACACAACTGAGGTTATTCAATCTACATCAAAAACAGTTGTTACCAGCGATTTGATCAATAATTATGTTTTGCAATACAAAGACATTGCAATGGGAAACATGAAAACTTATGGAATTCCGGCGAGTATTATTCTGGCTCAGGGAATTTTAGAATCGGGTGCGGGTAGAGGAGATTTGGCTTTAGAAGCTAATAATCATTTCGGAATAAAATGTCATAAAGACTGGTTAGGCGAAAGTGTTCGTCATGATGATGATGCCGCTCAGGAATGTTTTAGAAAATATCCTCAGGCCTCAGAATCTTACAGAGATCACGCTTTGTTTTTGGTTGGTAAGAAGAGATATGAGTCTTTGTTCACTTATGAAAAAGACGATTACAAAGCCTGGGCAAAAGGACTTAGAGCCTGCGGTTATGCAACAGATCCAAAATATCCGGATAAGTTAATTAGTTATATTGAAAGATACAATCTGCATCAATATGATTGTCAGGTTACAGGAAGAAATTATGTGCCGATTAATACTTCGACGGCTCCCCCTAAAAAATCATCTTATGATGTCGCTTCTGATCCAAAGATCAATATGAATCAATACGATCCGAATCTATATGAGGTTCAAAAAGGAGATACACTATATTCGATTTCAAAGAAATTCAATTTATTGGTTGAAGATTTAAAAAAGAAAAATAATCTAACTGATAATGCCATTTCGATCGGGCAGAGGTTGAAAGTTAAGTAA